The proteins below come from a single Argentina anserina chromosome 1, drPotAnse1.1, whole genome shotgun sequence genomic window:
- the LOC126785808 gene encoding transcription initiation factor TFIID subunit 14b — protein MSARKVAEAQPEDGGSAQAPQSVRASKSTDESDKKGTDRKLKDVDICVPIVYGTIAFYLGRKASESQSHKWTVYVRGATNEDLGAVIKRVVFQLHPSFNNPMRVIESPPFELTECGWGEFEIAISLFFHNDICEKQLDLFHHLKLYTEDESGPQSTKKPVVMESYNEIVFPDPSEAFFARVQNHPAVIVPRLPAGFNLPNPVVIDNMNENKRGDTKDHPLSQWFLNFSEADELLKLAAARQEVQVHIVNVRRKLSLIEGVPQLSKPPSGFEYA, from the exons ATGTCGGCGAGGAAAGTAGCTGAAGCTCAGCCTGAGGACGGTGGCTCTGCGCAAGCTCCACAGTCGGTTCGAGCTTCCAAGTCTACTGATGAAAGTGACAAGAAG GGCACAGACAGGAAACTTAAGGATGTCGATATTTGTGTGCCGATAGTATATGGGACGATCGCGTTCTATCTTGGTAGAAAGGCAAGCGA GTCTCAGTCCCATAAGTGGACAGTATATGTTCGTGGAGCTACGAATGAGGACCTTGGGGCAGTGATCAAGCGTGTTGTTTTTCAATTACATCCTAGTTTCAACAACCCAATGAGAGTGATTGAGTCTCCCCCATTTGAGTTAACAGAATGTGGTTGGGGTGAATTTGAAATTGCTATCAGCCTGTTCTTCCACAATGATATCTGTGAAAAACAGTTGGACTT GTTTCACCATTTGAAGTTATATACCGAAGATGAATCGGGCCCCCAGTCAACCAAGAAACCTGTTGTTATGGAATCTTACAATGAAATAGTTTTCCCTGACCCATCTGAGGCATTTTTTGCCCGTGTGCAAAACCATCCAGCTGTCATAGTTCCCCGTTTGCCTGCTGGGTTTAACTTGCCTAAtcctg TTGTGATTGATAACATGAATGAAAACAAACGAGGAGACACAAAAGATCATCCTCTTAGTCAATGGTTCTTAAACTTTTCAGAGGCAGATGAACTCTTAAAACTTGCAGCGGCTCGCCAAGAG GTTCAAGTCCACATTGTTAATGTGAGAAGAAAACTGAGCTTGATAGAAGGGGTGCCCCAGCTGTCCAAACCACCCTCTGGATTTGAATATGCATGA
- the LOC126790772 gene encoding auxin-responsive protein SAUR50-like, whose amino-acid sequence MAIIRKSSSNKALLLPQTTAIKQILKRCSSFGKKNIGYNGGLPDDVPKGHFAVYVGENRSRYIIPISWLGHPEFQSLLQRAEEEFGFGHYMGLTIPCEEVVFRSLIDQYC is encoded by the coding sequence ATGGCGATTATCcgaaaatcatcatcaaacaaaGCACTGCTACTGCCTCAAACGACAGCCATAAAGCAAATTCTCAAAAGGTGCTCAAGTTTCGGGAAGAAAAACATTGGCTACAATGGTGGTCTTCCCGATGATGTTCCGAAAGGGCATTTCGCTGTGTATGTAGGCGAAAATAGAAGCCGATACATCATCCCGATCTCTTGGTTGGGCCACCCGGAGTTTCAGAGCCTGCTGCAGAGGGCTGAGGAGGAGTTCGGGTTTGGCCATTACATGGGTTTGACGATTCCATGCGAAGAAGTCGTCTTTCGCTCCTTGATAGATCAGTATTGTTGA